GAAGCCAACCGTGAAATCACCCGAGGCGCCCTGCTTCGTCCGTACAAGCCCGCCCCGCGTGAGGTGGCGCTCAAGGAAGCCGTCGCGCCGCTCACGGGCACCATCGTCGGCAGCCGCCAGGAAAACCTCGCCCTGGCCCAGCACATGATCGCCTATATCGACCTCGGCAGCGAGGACGGCCTGCAGGCAGGCAACCTGATGATCATCTCGCGACCCCGCACGGCATCGGAAATCGCAATGCAAACCCGCTCGCGCCCCCTCAATCTGCCCGAAACCGTGCTCGGCGCCGGAGTCATCCTCGAAACCCAGGACCAATCCGCCGCGATGCTGATCATCAAGAGCGTGGACGCCATCGAGCGCGGCGACCGGGTGCACGCCGAGATGCGCTGAAGGATCGTCCCCCCTCTTTGGCAAAAGAGAGGGGGGCGCCTTACAGCAGCAGATACAGCAGCGGCAGGGTGGCAAAGGCGAGGATGATGCCGAGGCCCACCAGCGCCACGGCCAGCTCCGGCGCCAACCCCGCCGCCACCGCCAGGGCGCCTGCCGTCACCATGGGCGGCATGCCCGCCTCCAGCACGCTGACCTCCACCGCCAGCCCCTCCATGCCCGCCAGGCGAAACACCAGCAGCGCCGCCAGGGGCGCAAGCAGCAGCTTAACGCCCAGGCCAAACGCCAAGGGGGCCACGACCGTCGGCTGCAAGCGCCAGCGCAACTGAAAGCCGATGGCCGTCATCACCAGCGGAATAAGCGGGGCCGAAATACTCTCCAGGGCGACGACCAGCGCCTCGGGATAGGTCCACCAGGGACGCAGGGCAAAACCGACGAGCAGCGCCATGGACGGCGGGAAAAACAGCACCTTACGGGCGACGGAGACCAACTGCAGGGAGCCATCCTGCCCGAACATGGCCAGGACCAGCGAACCGTAGAGGGCAAAGATCAGCAGCGTTCCGAACTGATCGTAAATGATCAGATAGGGCAAACCCGCCTCGCCGAAAAACGCCTGAATCATGGGCACGCCCATGAATGAGGTATTGCCGAGGGGCACCACCAACAGCAAAACGCCCACCACGGGCCGCGGCCAGCCGCCCAGGCGCGCGACCCCAAGCACCAGAACCACTGAAAACCCAAGCAGCACCCAGGGCGTGACCGCCGCGACCAACAGATCCCGGGAAAAGGTGAGATGCGGCACCTTGAGCAGAACCAGGGCGGGCAGCGACACATAAAGGGCAAACATATTGAGCACTTGGGCGGTGTCGGGCGGAAAAGCCTTGAGGCGCCGAAACAACCTGCCCAAAAAAACAAAAACACCGATCAGAACAAAATTTTCCACTCTCAACCCTATCGCTTCTTCATGTTTCACACCTTGCCAAAGCGCTCATCTTAGCGCAACCGCCCCGAGGAACCGAATATTTTTTAAACAAAGACATTTATTTTCTTGCTCCGCGCCGACCTCTGTGCTAGTCTGCCGCATCTTAAGCATGTTTGTGTAGGTTTTCAGGCTGACCGATTCGCTGTCAGAACAGAGCACACAGACCTCTTGGGTCGTGTGTTTTTTTGTTTTCGGCGGTCCGAATCCTCTCCACAAACCAAAGTTTCCACAAGGAAAAAAAGGAGCAACAGAAAATGGCTGAAGGTACTGTGAAGTGGTTCAACGACGCAAAAGGTTTTGGTTTCATCGAGCAGGACAACGGACC
This region of Geoalkalibacter sp. genomic DNA includes:
- a CDS encoding AEC family transporter, producing the protein MENFVLIGVFVFLGRLFRRLKAFPPDTAQVLNMFALYVSLPALVLLKVPHLTFSRDLLVAAVTPWVLLGFSVVLVLGVARLGGWPRPVVGVLLLVVPLGNTSFMGVPMIQAFFGEAGLPYLIIYDQFGTLLIFALYGSLVLAMFGQDGSLQLVSVARKVLFFPPSMALLVGFALRPWWTYPEALVVALESISAPLIPLVMTAIGFQLRWRLQPTVVAPLAFGLGVKLLLAPLAALLVFRLAGMEGLAVEVSVLEAGMPPMVTAGALAVAAGLAPELAVALVGLGIILAFATLPLLYLLL